One window of the Branchiostoma lanceolatum isolate klBraLanc5 chromosome 3, klBraLanc5.hap2, whole genome shotgun sequence genome contains the following:
- the LOC136431309 gene encoding exonuclease 3'-5' domain-containing protein 2-like, whose protein sequence is MIHPMVLMTTSLTICGWVMSWLEHCHKSKRKTFLQRDPADTRITVVDTEASCEDVCGKLVSGAALGDLQVLGFDCEWVTRGGKTRPVSLLQLASLAGECGLFRVCRLKDGTIPRCVRDLLADKNVLKVGVACWEDSRRLERDYGVSVRGCVDLRHLAIRHKSLQCGNLGLQALAEQVLGLKLDKSRAVRCSDWEAPDLSENQVKYAANDALVSVDIFTTFLKWKLQQNASNDPSEKNLRTAVKAMCQGLVDVPFSDKGGRKRTTRSKARTLQHVDNEEIGFSQTHDENERGEIHGQQNHGKGPTTRKVKGYTVRRSPFYHNCQLRAPDGTLLSTIDRKKVQWYLQRGLGELISEDPLTVQLKFEPSGRPSSQDDQYYLSVKENVCCVCGRSESYIRKNVVPHDYRRHFPREMKDHLSHDVLLLCTVCHQQTGYHDNRLRNEIVREFNAPLGSEDNAKFLEDPARRKARTAAKALLRDDNKIPAERKTELETQVKEYYNTEELTKAMLAEAASLETRIENENFVPHAEKVVRLLLERDNGLISFEKRWRQHFLDSMQPRFLPPLWSVDHNHGKLGRNGVVRQDSQAGGDQVQGLDKNNLQQVPP, encoded by the coding sequence ATGATCCACCCAATGGTACTGATGACCACCTCCCTCACTATATGTGGGTGGGTCATGTCGTGGTTGGAGCACTGCCACAAAAGCAAGAGGAAAACCTTCCTACAACGAGACCCAGCCGATACTAGGATCACTGTTGTGGACACAGAGGCGAGCTGTGAGGACGTGTGCGGCAAGTTGGTGAGCGGAGCAGCGTTAGGGGACCTTCAAGTCCTCGGGTTTGACTGTGAATGGGTGACCAGAGGCGGAAAAACACGCCCGGTATCGCTGCTTCAGCTCGCTTCGCTAGCGGGAGAGTGTGGCCTCTTCCGGGTTTGTCGTCTCAAAGACGGGACCATCCCTCGGTGTGTGAGGGACTTGCTTGCCGATAAAAACGTGTTGAAAGTCGGAGTAGCCTGTTGGGAAGACAGCCGACGGCTGGAGAGAGATTACGGGGTTTCCGTGAGAGGTTGTGTGGATCTCAGACATCTGGCGATCAGACATAAATCTCTCCAGTGCGGAAACCTTGGTCTTCAGGCTCTCGCCGAACAAGTACTCGGACTTAAGCTGGACAAGAGTCGAGCCGTCAGGTGCAGCGATTGGGAAGCACCGGATTTGAGCGAGAACCAAGTCAAGTACGCGGCCAACGATGCACTTGTGTCTGTAGACATTTTCACCACATTTCTAAAGTGGAAATTGCAACAGAATGCCTCCAATGACCCGTCTGAGAAAAACCTGCGAACAGCCGTGAAGGCGATGTGCCAGGGTCTGGTGGACGTCCCCTTCTCTGACAaaggaggaagaaagagaaCTACTCGAAGTAAAGCACGTACCCTACAACATGTTGACAATGAGGAGATAGGTTTCTCACAAACTCATGATGAGAATGAGAGAGGAGAGATACATGGACAACAAAACCACGGGAAGGGTCCAACCACCAGGAAAGTGAAGGGGTACACGGTGCGCCGGTCCCCTTTCTACCACAACTGCCAGCTGCGCGCGCCGGACGGGACGCTCCTCAGCACCATAGACCGCAAGAAGGTCCAGTGGTATCTCCAGAGGGGGCTAGGCGAGCTGATCAGCGAGGACCCGCTGACCGTCCAGCTGAAGTTCGAGCCCTCCGGCCGGCCGTCCAGCCAGGATGACCAGTACTACTTGTCCGTGAAGGAGAACGTGTGCTGCGTGTGCGGCCGGAGCGAGTCGTACATCAGGAAGAACGTGGTGCCGCACGACTACCGGAGACACTTCCCGCGGGAGATGAAGGATCACCTGTCGCACGACGTCCTCCTCCTCTGCACCGTCTGTCACCAGCAGACcggttaccatgacaacaggcTGCGCAACGAGATCGTCAGGGAGTTCAACGCGCCCCTGGGATCAGAAGACAACGCCAAGTTCCTGGAAGACCCTGCTCGAAGGAAGGCACGGACGGCGGCTAAAGCTCTACTTCGCGACGACAACAAGATACCGGCTGAACGAAAAACGGAGCTGGAAACTCAAGTGAAAGAATACTACAACACGGAGGAACTAACCAAAGCTATGCTCGCGGAAGCCGCCAGCCTAGAAACTCGGATAGAGAACGAGAATTTCGTCCCCCACGCGGAGAAGGTTGTCCGGTTGCTCCTGGAGCGGGATAATGGACTGATATCGTTTGAGAAGCGCTGGCGTCAACATTTCCTGGACAGCATGCAGCCGCGGTTTCTCCCGCCCCTCTGGTCCGTGGATCACAACCACGGCAAACTGGGGAGGAATGGGGTGGTCCGGCAGGACAGCCAGGCGGGCGGGGACCAAGTTCAAGGGCTGGATAAGAACAATTTACAACAGGTTCCTCCTTAA
- the LOC136431310 gene encoding UDP-glucuronosyltransferase 2C1-like translates to MEAFVQSAGDDGVIVVSFGSMVKTISAERREVLAAAFARLRQKVVWRYVGENPTGLGNNTKLLDWLPQNDLLAHPKTRAFITHAGANGMYEALHHGVPMICLPMFSDQPGNAARVVARGLGVKLDFSTVTAEQLYQAILHVVTNSSYQETAARLSRLHRDQPQSPMERAVWWIEYVIKHGRLPHLRARAVELPWYQYYLLDVAVFLLTVFSAVLGTVWCSCSFFCRKICCKSGAKLKSQ, encoded by the exons ATGGAAGCGTTTGTCCAGAGCGCTGGAGACGATGGAGTTATTGTGGTCAGTTTCGGGTCGATGGTCAAGACGATTTCGGCGGAGAGGAGAGAAGTCTTAGCGGCAGCCTTCGCCCGACTCCGACAGAAGGTGGTGTGGCGGTACGTGGGAGAGAATCCGACCGGTCTGGGCAACAACACCAAACTACTGGACTGGCTGCCTCAGAACGACCTTCTGG CCCACCCTAAGACCCGAGCTTTCATCACTCACGCTGGGGCGAACGGAATGTACGAGGCCCTGCACCACGGCGTGCCCATGATCTGTCTGCCGATGTTCTCGGATCAGCCCGGCAACGCCGCCCGGGTGGTGGCCAGGGGACTGGGGGTGAAGTTGGACTTCAGCACGGTCACCGCCGAACAGTTGTACCAGGCCATTCTTCACGTTGTCACCAACAGCAG CTACCAGGAGACCGCAGCCCGCCTGTCCCGCCTGCACCGTGACCAGCCCCAGTCACCCATGGAGCGGGCCGTCTGGTGGATAGAatacgtcatcaaacatggccgaCTGCCCCATCTCCGCGCACGCGCAGTGGAGCTGCCGTGGTACCAGTACTACCTGCTGGACGTGGCTGTGTTCCTGTTGACCGTCTTTTCAGCTGTCCTGGGTACCGTGTGGTGCAGCTGTTCGTTCTTCTGTAGGAAGATTTGCTGTAAAAGCGGAGCCAAGCTGAAGTCTCAGTAG